The Acinetobacter shaoyimingii DNA segment AGCAACTTCAATGAAAAGATTCTGCGTTTTATCCCAACCTAAGCATCCATCTGTCACAGACTGTCCATAAGTCATGTGGTCACATATTTTTTGCTGACCGTCAACCAAGAAGCTCTCAAGCATGATACCGCGAACATTGGTTAAATGACGTTCTTCAATAATCTGCTTTAACACTTCAGGTTGTTTGAGTGGATCTTTATGGCTATTTCCATGACTGCAATCAATGACTAAAGCTGGAAGCTTGCCATTGTTTTTGGCTTTGATTTTCTCAATTTCGCTTAACTGGTAGTTTGGACCATGATTTGCACCGCGTAGAATCAAATGCGGATGTGGATTCCCTGTTGAACTAATGATACACGGTAAACCTGATTGACTCATGCCCATGAATTGATGCGGATTTGAAGCAGATTGAATCGCATCCAAGGCAATTTGAATTGAACCATCTGTACCATTTTTGAAGCCAATGCTATACGGCATATGACTTGATATTTCACGATGGATTTGTGATTCGCTGGTACGTGCTCCAATAGCGCCCCAAGCCAATAAATCATCGAAATAACCTGTTGCCATAGGATTTAGAATTTCAGAAGAAATAGGTAAACCCAATGCGATAATGTCTAAATAAAGCTGACGGGATTTCTCAAGTCCCAATTGCATATTGCCAGAATTGTTGAGTTCTGGATCATACAGAAAACCTTTCCAACCCACTGTTGTACGTGGTTTTTCTATGTAAGTTCGCATGACAATGAAAATTTGATCTGCAACCTTCGCTTGAATGTGTTTGAGTTTTTGTGCGTATTCAAGTACAGCAACAGGATCATGAATCGAACATGGACCAGCAATCACCAATAAACGATGATCTTTCGCTTGTAAAATATTTTCAATGGTTTGACGATGCGAAGCAATTTGCTGTGCAAGTTGATCGGATAATGGGAGTTGAGCTTTTAATTGCTCTGGTAAGCTTAAGCAAACTTCTTGAGTTTTTTTTGTATTTTCTAAAGCGACATTTAAAGCATTCATTGGTGTTTCCTTTGGACTATTTTATTCAGTCCGATCGTTTATTTGAGCGTATTGAGTCGAATGGCTAGATTTTTAAATTGACTAAAGTAAAACCAATAATGATTGCTAAAATATGATGCGTTAAAAATGTTCATGTGAATACTCCCGAAATGTTAAAAAAGATGCATAAAAAAACCTGATTGGGGTTGCCCAATCAGGTATAAACTTTGATGGGCAACCTAAACGTTGCCCGAAACGAAGCAGGCAACTAGATCATAAATTGCCAAAAGTAATAATAAGCGTTGATGTTCACAATCTGGTTCTGCATCGTTATATACTAGAAATCTGAATTAAAATTACAATACGCATAAATTAAACAATTTACAAGTAATTTATTTAAAATAATTTTTATCCTTTGTATAGCCTAAAGTAATCAGTTTTTTAAAATATTCCTAAGTTGATCAATTATTTAGTTCAACCACGATTTCGCAACACTACATTGCACTAAAATCATTGCAACAAAACACAACGAAGGATTATGCAACTTTACTAATCAACATTTCTTCAGCATATTTGGCTGCAATCGCCCGGCTAAACAAGAAACCTTGACCATACTCACATCCTACAGCTCTTAAGCTTTGCAATTGTTGATCTGTTTCAATCCCCTCAGCAATCACATCTAAAGACAGAATTGGACCAAGTTTTGCAATGCCTTCAACAATTGAACTAATTGAATTTTCTTCATTCATACAGCTAACAAAGGCATAATCAATTTTTAAACAATCGACAGGATAGTCCCGTAAATGCGTCATAGATGAATGGCCAGTACCAAAGTCATCCAGTGAAATACGTAATCCTAATGTCTTTAATTTTTCCAAGGCACGAATCACAAACTCTGAACCTCGTTCTGAAAGAATATGTTCCGTAATTTCAATTTCAACCAAATGTGCTGGAATATTAAACTTATTCAATCGTGCAATGAGTAATTCTGCGTAGTTGTCACGCATAAACTCAATAGGTGATGCATTGATTGAAACAGGTACAACATCAAGACCATCTTTGATCCAGCTTGATAAATCTGTAAAGATTTTTTCATGCATGATTTCACTAAATTTGGTCGCTAATTCATAGTCATTAAATGCTTCAACAACCGAACCTGGGAAATGAATTTTATCGTAATGATCACGCCAACGTAATAATGCTTCAAAACCAATGATGCTACGATCATCTAAACGAACCTTAGGCTGATAAAAAGGTTCGATTCTGTTTTCACGAATGATCATTCGTGCTGTTTCAAGTTGCTTGGTTTTCAACTCAGCTTCAGCGAGCATTTTTTTATCATACATGCGATACCCACCGCGCCCACGATCTTTTAAATCGTTCAGTGCGGTATCTGCACATTTCATCAAACCAAACACATCTGATGCATCTTTCGGATATACAGCACAGCCAATACTCATACCGCCGTTAATCAACTTTCCTGAGTAGGTAACTGGTGCATCATTTTGTTTTAAAATGAGTTGGATGATGTTTTGCAAATCATCAGTGCTGGTCATATTGGTCACAATGACTGCAAACTCATCACCACCTAACCTTGAGACGAAAGTATTTTCATTGGCACATTTGATTAAACGTTTTGCCAACACACGCAGTAGATGATCGCCTGCTGGATGCCCCAATGTGTCATTGATATTTTTGAAATAATCTAAATCGATAAACATCATTCCAATACTGGTTTTATTTTTCTTCGCTTGCGTAATGGCGTGTCTTAAGGTGGCTTTGAATGCACGACGATTCATTAAACCTGTCAGATCATCATAATCACTGGAAATTTTAAGTTTATTTTCTGCAATTCGCTGTAGAGTAACATCGCGTGACACACATAAAATGCTGGTGGTTTCACCCTCTTCATTGATGACTGGGGTAAGCATATTGTCCCAATAGAATGTCATCTCACCAGAAATACTTTTGCCAGCAAAGCGTGTATTTTTGCCTTTTGCAGCACTTCTAATCGCTTTTTTACCTTGTTCTCGAATTTCAGGAGGCAATAAACTCAGCCAATCCATACCAAATTGACGAACATGCTCTTGTCCAAGCAAAGCAATGCAGCCAGATTTATTCATATGCGAAACACGACCATCTGGCGTAAGGATCTTGATGCAATCGACACTCACATCCAACATATTAGAGTTTGCACGCAATAAATCTGCTGTTTCACGAAGTTTGACTGCACGATCATGCACATTTGTACAGCTGATGGTCCAATTAAACTCATTATTCCTATGCGGATTCTTATGACTTTCTGCGATCAGTAAAAACCAAAAATATTCACCATCATGTTTTTTAATTCGGCATTCTTTTTCAAATCTTTTGCCAGACTTTTGAGCTGTTGCCCAGATATTATAAAAATGTTCAGCATCTTCTGGATGTAGAAATTTAATAAGATCGCTATAGTGGATATTTTGTGAGTCTACGCCTGTGTAATTCTTTAAAGCCGTATTGCAATAACCTATGCCAGACTGAATAACCAAAACCAAATGCGGCAATAAATCTAAAGCAACCTTAAAATCATGGCTTAATGATCCTGCCGTACTCTTCCCTGTTCCTTGGGATGTATCCATTTGACTTAATACTGAATCACCTTTCAAATCCAGAATGCTCATATATTAACCTACATCTAATTTTGTACTGGCAAATAATTGAATATTGATTGTCACAATATTGATTATTTTTTTCACCCCTTGTTTACACTAAATAAAATTATAAAGTACAAACAAT contains these protein-coding regions:
- a CDS encoding 3-deoxy-7-phosphoheptulonate synthase; this translates as MNALNVALENTKKTQEVCLSLPEQLKAQLPLSDQLAQQIASHRQTIENILQAKDHRLLVIAGPCSIHDPVAVLEYAQKLKHIQAKVADQIFIVMRTYIEKPRTTVGWKGFLYDPELNNSGNMQLGLEKSRQLYLDIIALGLPISSEILNPMATGYFDDLLAWGAIGARTSESQIHREISSHMPYSIGFKNGTDGSIQIALDAIQSASNPHQFMGMSQSGLPCIISSTGNPHPHLILRGANHGPNYQLSEIEKIKAKNNGKLPALVIDCSHGNSHKDPLKQPEVLKQIIEERHLTNVRGIMLESFLVDGQQKICDHMTYGQSVTDGCLGWDKTQNLFIEVAEMLNEQLKIKRSA
- a CDS encoding sensor domain-containing protein — encoded protein: MSILDLKGDSVLSQMDTSQGTGKSTAGSLSHDFKVALDLLPHLVLVIQSGIGYCNTALKNYTGVDSQNIHYSDLIKFLHPEDAEHFYNIWATAQKSGKRFEKECRIKKHDGEYFWFLLIAESHKNPHRNNEFNWTISCTNVHDRAVKLRETADLLRANSNMLDVSVDCIKILTPDGRVSHMNKSGCIALLGQEHVRQFGMDWLSLLPPEIREQGKKAIRSAAKGKNTRFAGKSISGEMTFYWDNMLTPVINEEGETTSILCVSRDVTLQRIAENKLKISSDYDDLTGLMNRRAFKATLRHAITQAKKNKTSIGMMFIDLDYFKNINDTLGHPAGDHLLRVLAKRLIKCANENTFVSRLGGDEFAVIVTNMTSTDDLQNIIQLILKQNDAPVTYSGKLINGGMSIGCAVYPKDASDVFGLMKCADTALNDLKDRGRGGYRMYDKKMLAEAELKTKQLETARMIIRENRIEPFYQPKVRLDDRSIIGFEALLRWRDHYDKIHFPGSVVEAFNDYELATKFSEIMHEKIFTDLSSWIKDGLDVVPVSINASPIEFMRDNYAELLIARLNKFNIPAHLVEIEITEHILSERGSEFVIRALEKLKTLGLRISLDDFGTGHSSMTHLRDYPVDCLKIDYAFVSCMNEENSISSIVEGIAKLGPILSLDVIAEGIETDQQLQSLRAVGCEYGQGFLFSRAIAAKYAEEMLISKVA